A region from the Drosophila ananassae strain 14024-0371.13 chromosome 2L, ASM1763931v2, whole genome shotgun sequence genome encodes:
- the LOC6500647 gene encoding filamin-A isoform X3: protein MASRKPNEYYQQAQQQGQPADQYEENFDEDMEAERDLAEDAQWKKIQQNTFTRWANEHLKTIDRSINNLETDLSDGLRLIALIEVLSQKRMPKYNKRPTFRSQKLENVSVALKFLQDEGIKIVNIDSSDIVDCKLKLILGLIWTLILHYSISMPMWDGEDEKQLNGSGHTPKQRLLNWIHAKIPDLPINNFTNDWTTGKAVGALVDACAPGLCPDWEMWDAKDAVQNASEAMGLADDWLNVRQLIKPEELVNPNVDEQSMMTYLSQYPNSKLKTGAPLRPKTNPNSIPPPRVRAYGPGIEPIGPVVGAPANFTVETFSAGKGAVDVEIQGPNGEIEKADVRFNNDKNLTYTVSYIPKAEGPHKVGVKFSGRDIPKSPFPVKVEGHAGDASKVKVTGPGIQPNGVTIKKPTFFDILTKDAGRGVPEVIIIDPANHKTSVAAKVRQLENDTWRCEYVTALQGLHSVNVFYAGTPIPNSPFPVKVAPLSDARKVRASGRGLQATGVRVGDDADFKIYTEGAGEGLPEVRVIGPGGMNQNVMLSKVDGNTYECHYYPTKEGRYVIMVTFAGQEVPKSPFEIKVGPKKESSIVAYGPGLSSGVIGYPAAFVVETNGETGALGFTVAGPSQAEIECHDNGDGSALVKYLPTAVGEYAVHILCDNEDIPKSPFIAQILPRTDFHPELVKSSGPGLEKNGVTINQPTSFTVDTSKAGNAPLDVVVQDVYGTKLPVELKNNPDGTKKVTYTPTSGVPHTVEVNYGGVSTPNSPHRVYVGVPVDAARVQAFGPWLQPGVHPNVPTHFNVDAREAGDAELKVKIVHEETKLEVPCRIIDNEDNTYSVEVIPPTKGAYTTTMTYGGQRVPLGQKVVVEQTVDVSKIKVDGLEPTAPLNSLQQFRIITHGLPKADLAVTITSPSGNRVKAHIIPTAEGFLVNFTPTQLGEYLLSICFGGTPITPRPFRLQCLTGSDSNKVQAFGPGLERGIVGQPAEFMIDTRGAGQGGLGVTVEGPCEAAINCRDNGDGTCNVAYLPTEAGDYTVNITFNERHINGSPFQPLIVPVPNLKNTRVSGIGIQPHGVIMNAATDFMVDMSNVGSNIDSGKLSCAIFDPMGHVLPSKIVQGPTDDIFRIMYTPFEAGRHTIELMYDNIPVPGSPFVVNVKSGCDPSRCKAYGPGLETGLTNQKNKFTVETKGAGNGGLSLAIEGPSEAKMTCTDNRDGSCDVDYLATDPGEYDITIRFADKHIPGSPFRVLVEETVDPTKVKVYGPGIEHGQVRESVPTYFNVDVAEAGPGRIAVKLTNSEGIPVDNLRVEDKGNSIYAVHYVPPKAGSVLTCQVKFSEVEVPCSPFVMTVFPKSEATKVKVKGVNEKKKTPASLPAEFEIDTKQAGQADINVAIKNPKGKPMQPRLEEVASGTYVVSFVPDECGTYQCSIKYGDKEIEGSPFKLEAFPTGEAKKCKLVEQAPKIQPSGSQSHLKVDAREAGDGAVTCKITNKEGNEIVDIDVIEKDGFFDILYALNDPGDYDINVKFGGKDIPNGSFSIKAVESIEQYSHSEYIEEHTTKVVQQTTQSELVNGKSEITYRSVAFEKLPLPTTGGNVTAEVRMPSGKVDKPVIQDNRDGTVSVKYDPREEGSHELVVKYNGEPVQGSPFKFHVDSITSGYVTAYGPGLTHGVTGEPANFTISTKGASAGGLTMAVEGPSKADINYHDNKDGTVSVQYLPTAPGEYQVSVRFGDKHIKGSPYFAKITGEGRKRNQISVGSCSEVTMPGDITDDDLRALNASIQAPSGLEEPCFLKRMPTGNIGISFTPREIGEHLVSVKRLGKHINNSPFKVTVCEREVGDAKKVKVSGNGLKEGQTHADNIFSVDTRNAGFGGLSVSIEGPSKAEIQCTDKDDGTLNISYKPTEPGYYIVNLKFADHHVEGSPFTVKVSGEGSNRKREKIQRERDAVPITEIGSQCKLTFKMPGITSFDLAACVTSPSNVTEDAEIQEVEDGLYSVHFVPKELGVHTVSVRYSEMHIPGSPFQFTVGPLRDSGSHLVKAGGSGLERGIVGEAAEFNVWTREAGGGSLAISVEGPSKADIEFKDRKDGSCDVSYKVTEPGEYRVGLKFNDRHIPDSPFKVYVSPDAGDAHKLEVQQFPQGNIQADAPYQFMVRKNGAKGELDAKIVAPSGTDDDCFIQVIDGEMYSVRFYPRENGIHAIHVKFNGVHIPDSPFRIKVGKDVADPAAVHATGNGLDEVKTGHKADFIINTCNAGVGTLAVSIDGPSKVAMDCTEVEEGYKVRYTPLLPGEHYITVKYNNMHIVGSPFKVNATGDKLADEGAQETSTVIVETVQKVAKGGKNTGVHLPTFKSDASKVVSKGMGLKKAYIGKQNQFSISATDAGNNILYVGMYGPRGPCEEFHVKHAGHNNYNVQYLVRDRGQYVLLIKWGEEHIPGSPFQIDV from the exons ATGGCTTCCAGAAAA CCGAACGAGTACTACCAACAGGCACAGCAGCAGGGCCAGCCGGCGGACCAGTACGAGGAGAACTTCGACGAGGACATGGAGGCCGAACGGGATCTCGCCGAGGATGCGCAATGGAAGAAGATCCAACAGAACACCTTCACCCGGTGGGCCAACGAGCACCTGAAGACGATAGATCGGTCGATCAACAACCTGGAGACGGATCTCTCCGACGGCCTCCGACTGATCGCCCTGATCGAGGTCCTCTCCCAGAAGCGTATGCCCAAGTACAATAAACGCCCAACATTCCGCAGCCAGAAACTTGAAAACGTCTCGGTGGCCCTGAAATTCCTTCAGGATGAGGGAATCAAAATCGTAAACATTG ACTCCTCGGACATTGTGGACTGTAAGCTGAAACTGATACTGGGCCTGATTTGGACACTGATCCTCCACTACTCGATATCGATGCCCATGTGGGATGGCGAGGACGAGAAGCAGCTGAACGGATCGGGCCACACGCCCAAGCAGCG CCTGCTCAACTGGATACACGCCAAGATACCCGACTTGCCCATCAATAACTTCACCAACGACTGGACCACGGGCAAGGCTGTGGGCGCCCTCGTCGATGCCTGTGCCCCGGGCCTGTGTCCCGACTGGGAGATGTGGGATGCCAAGGATGCCGTCCAGAACGCTTCCGAGGCCATGGGCCTGGCCGATGACTGGCTCAATGTGCGCCAGCTGATCAAGCCCGAGGAGCTGGTGAACCCCAATGTGGATGAGCAGTCGATGATGACCTATCTGTCGCAGTatcccaactctaagctcaagACCGGAGCTCCGCTGAGGCCCAAGACCAATCCCAACAG CATTCCTCCGCCGCG AGTGCGTGCCTATGGTCCAGGAATTGAACCCATTGGCCCAGTGGTCGGTGCCCCAGCCAATTTCACGGTGGAAACCTTCTCCGCCGGCAAAG GTGCTGTGGATGTGGAGATCCAGGGACCCAATGGCGAGATCGAAAAGGCTGATGTCCGCTTCAACAACGACAAGAACCTCACCTACACCGTCTCGTACATACCCAAGGCCGAGGGTCCTCACAAGGTGGGCGTAAAGTTCTCCGGACGCGACATCCCCAAGTCGCCGTTCCCCGTCAAGGTCGAAGGACATGCCGGCGATGCCTCCAAGGTTAAGGTTACTGGTCCCGGCATCCAGCCCAACGGAGTGACCATTAAGAAGCCTACTTTCTTCGACATACTCACCAAGGATGCGGGTCGTGGTGTGCCCGAGGTGATCATCATCGATCCGGCCAACCACAAGACCTCGGTGGCCGCCAAGGTGCGTCAGCTGGAGAATGATACGTGGCGTTGCGAGTACGTCACTGCTCTGCAGGGTCTGCATTCGGTAAACGTCTTCTACGCCGGCACACCCATTCCGAACAGTCCATTCCCGGTTAAGGTGGCCCCACTGTCGGATGCCCGCAAGGTGCGCGCTTCCGGCCGTGGCCTCCAGGCCACCGGAGTTCGTGTCGGCGACGATGCGGACTTCAAGATCTATACCGAGGGTGCTGGCGAGGGTTTGCCCGAGGTGCGCGTCATTGGTCCCGGTGGCATGAACCAGAACGTGATGCTGTCGAAGGTGGATGGCAACACCTACGAATGCCACTACTATCCCACCAAGGAGGGTCGCTACGTAATCATGGTCACGTTTGCCGGCCAGGAAGTTCCCAAATCCCCGTTCGAAATAAAGGTGGGCCCCAAGAAGGAGTCCTCGATTGTAGCCTATGGCCCTGGCCTGAGCAGCGGTGTCATTGGCTACCCGGCTGCCTTCGTGGTGGAGACCAATGGCGAGACAGGCGCCCTCGGGTTCACCGTGGCCGGACCCTCGCAGGCCGAGATCGAGTGCCACGACAACGGCGATGGATCCGCCCTGGTCAAGTACCTTCCGACCGCTGTCGGAGAGTATGCCGTCCACATCCTGTGCGACAACGAGGACATCCCCAAATCCCCGTTTATTGCCCAAATTCTGCCACGCACCGACTTCCACCCCGAGCTGGTCAAGAGCAGTGGCCCGGGGCTGGAGAAGAATGGCGTTACTATCAATCAGCCCACCAGTTTCACCGTAGACACCAGCAAGGCTGGCAACGCTCCCTTGGATGTGGTCGTCCAGGATGTGTACGGCACTAAGCTGCCTGTGGAGCTGAAGAACAACCCGGACGGCACCAAGAAGGTTACTTACACGCCCACTTCCGGAGTCCCCCACACCGTCGAAG TTAACTACGGCGGCGTCTCCACTCCCAATTCCCCGCATCGCGTCTACGTCGGCGTCCCTGTGGATGCGGCCAGGGTTCAGGCCTTCGGTCCCTGGCTACAGCCTGGAGTGCATCCCAATGTACCCACCCATTTCAATGTGGACGCCCGCGAGGCCGGCGATGCCGAGCTCAAGGTgaagatcgttcatgaggagACCAAGCTCGAAGTGCCCTGCCGCATCATCGACAACGAGGACAACACCTACTCCGTGGAGGTTATCCCGCCAACTAAGGGCGCCTACACCACAACCATGACCTACGGCGGCCAGAGGGTTCCTCTGGGACAGAAGGTCGTCGTGGAGCAGACAGTGGATGTGTCCAAGATCAAGGTGGACGGACTCGAGCCGA CCGCGCCCCTAAATAGTTTACAGCAGTTCCGGATCATCACACACGGCCTGCCCAAGGCGGATCTGGCCGTGACGATAACCAGCCCGTCGGGCAATCGCGTCAAGGCCCACATCATACCCACGGCTGAGGGCTTCCTGGTCAACTTCACGCCCACCCAGCTGGGCGAGTATCTGCTGAGCATTTGCTTTGGTGGCACACCGATCACCCCACGACCCTTCCGGCTGCAGTGCCTCACAGGCAGCGACTCCAACAAGGTACAGGCCTTTGGACCTGGATTGGAGCGGGGAATTGTGGGCCAGCCGGCGGAGTTTATGATCGACACACGGGGTGCCGGGCAGGGGGGACTGGGTGTTACCGTGGAGGGTCCCTGCGAGGCAGCCATTAACTGCCGGGACAACGGCGATGGCACCTGCAATGTGGCCTACCTGCCGACCGAGGCGGGTGACTACACCGTCAATATAACCTTCAACGAGCGCCACATCAACGGGTCGCCATTCCAGCCGCTGATTGTCCCGGTGCCGAACCTGAAGAACACCCGGGTCAGCGGCATCGGCATCCAGCCGCATG GTGTGATCATGAACGCCGCCACGGACTTCATGGTGGACATGAGCAATGTGGGAAGCAACATTGACTCCGGCAAACTGTCCTGCGCCATCTTCGATCCCATGGGCCATGTCCTGCCCAGCAAGATCGTCCAGGGACCCACCGACGACATCTTCCGGATCATGTACACGCCCTTCGAGGCCGGTCGCCACACCATCGAACTGATGTACGACAATATCCCGGTGCCGGGATCTCCGTTTGTGGTAAACGTGAAGAGCGGCTGCGATCCGTCGCGTTGCAAGGCCTACGGACCTGGTCTGGAGACGGGCCTGACCAACCAGAAGAACAAGTTCACTGTGGAGACGAAGGGCGCCGGAAACGGCGGGCTCTCTCTGGCCATTGAAGGGCCCTCGGAGGCCAAGATGACCTGCACGGATAATCGCGACGGCAGCTGCGATGTGGACTACTTGGCCACGGATCCGGGCGAGTACGATATCACCATTCGCTTTGCCGACAAGCACATCCCCGGCTCCCCGTTCCGCGTGCTCGTGGAGGAGACGGTGGATCCCACTAAGGTGAAGGTCTATGGACCTGGCATTGAGCACGGCCAGGTGCGCGAGAGCGTGCCGACCTACTTCAATGTGGATGTGGCCGAGGCTGGTCCCGGCCGCATCGCCGTGAAGCTGACCAACTCCGAGGGCATTCCCGTGGACAACTTGCGGGTGGAGGACAAGGGCAACAGCATTTATGCCGTGCATTATGTGCCGCCCAAGGCGGGATCCGTTCTCACATGTCAAGTTAAGTTCTCCGAAGTCGAAGTGCCATGCAG TCCTTTTGTGATGACCGTTTTCCCCAAATCGGAAGCCaccaaggtcaaggtcaagggcGTCAATGAGAAGAAGAAAACTCCCGCCTCCCTGCCCGCCGAATTCGAGATCGACACAAAACAAGCCGGCCAGGCCGACATCAATGTGGCCATCAAGAATCCGAAGGGCAAGCCGATGCAGCCCCGCCTCGAGGAAGTGGCCAGTGGCACGTACGTGGTGTCCTTTGTGCCGGACGAGTGCGGAACGTACCAATGCAGCATCAAGTACGGCGACAAGGAGATCGAGGGGTCGCCCTTCAAACTCGAAGCATTCCCCACCGGCGAGGCCAAGAAGTGCAAGCTGGTGGAGCAGGCGCCCAAGATCCAGCCCTCGGGCAGTCAGTCGCACCTGAAGGTGGACGCCCGTGAGGCCGGAGATGGTGCTGTGACCTGCAAGATAACCAACAAGGAGGGCAA CGAGATTGTGGACATTGATGTGATCGAGAAGGACGGCTTCTTCGATATCCTGTACGCCCTGAACGATCCTGGCGACTACGACATCAATGTGAAGTTTGGCGGCAAGGACATACCGAACGGCAGCTTCTCCATCAAG GCTGTCGAAAGTATCGAACAATATTCGCATAGTGAGTACATCGAGGAGCACACGACCAAGGTGGTGCAGCAAACAACGCAG AGCGAGCTTGTGAACGGAAAATCTGAGATCACATACCGAAGTGTTGCCTTCGAAAAATTGCCACTTCCCACGACAGGCGGTAACGTAACAG CTGAAGTCAGAATGCCAAGCGGTAAGGTAGACAAACCCGTTATTCAGGACAACCGTGACGGTACCGTCTCGGTCAAGTACGATCCCCGTGAGGAGGGATCCCACGAGCTGGTGGTCAAATACAATGGAGAGCCCGTCCAAG GTTCTCCCTTCAAATTCCACGTTGACTCGATCACCTCCGGCTATGTGACTGCTTACGGACCTGGTTTGACCCATGGTGTGACCGGCGAGCCGGCCAACTTCACCATCTCCACCAAGGGAGCCAGCGCCGGTGGCCTGACCATGGCCGTCGAAGGACCCAGCAAGGCGGAC ATCAACTACCATGATAACAAAGATGGCACCGTGTCCGTGCAATACCTGCCCACTGCCCCCGGCGAGTACCAGGTGTCGGTTCGCTTCGGCGACAAGCACATCAAGGGATCGCCCTACTTTGCCAAGATCACCGGTGAGGGACGCAAGCGCAACCAGATCTCGGTCGGTTCCTGCTCCGAGGTGACCATGCCCGGCGACATCACCGACGATGATCTGCGCGCCCTGAACGCTTCCATCCAGGCTCCTAGTGGCCTGGAGGAGCCGTGCTTCCTGAAGCGCATGCCCACCGGAAACATTGGCATCTCGTTCACGCCCCGCGAGATCGGCGAGCACTTGGTGTCGGTTAAGCGCCTGGGAAAGCACATCAACAACTCTCCCTTCAAGGTCACCGTTTGCGAGCGTGAGGTGGGCGATGCCAAGAAGGTCAAGGTCAGCGGTAACGGCCTGAAGGAGGGTCAGACCCATGCCGACAACATCTTCTCCGTGGACACACGCAACGCCGGATTCGGTGGTCTTTCCGTCTCGATCGAGGGTCCCAGCAAGGCTGAGATCCAGTGCACGGACAAGGACGACGGCACTCTCAACATCTCCTACAAGCCCACGGAGCCAGGTTACTACATTGTCAACCTGAAGTTCGCTGATCACCACGTGGAGGGATCCCCATTCACCGTCAAGGTATCTGGAGAGGGCAGCAACCGCAAGCGCGAGAAGATCCAGCGTGAGCGGGATGCCGTCCCCATCACGGAAATCGGCAGCCAGTGCAAACTGACCTTCAAGATGCCCGGCATCACCTCCTTCGACTTGGCCGCCTGTGTCACCTCACCCAGCAACGTGACTGAGGATGCCGAGATCCAGGAGGTAGAGGATGGCCTCTACTCGGTGCACTTTGTGCCCAAGGAACTGGGCGTGCACACCGTCTCGGTGCGCTACTCTGAGATGCACATACCCGGATCGCCCTTCCAGTTCACCGTGGGACCGCTGCGCGACTCTGGCAGCCATCTGGTCAAGGCCGGAGGTTCTGGTCTGGAGCGTGGCATTGTCGGCGAGGCGGCGGAATTCAATGTGTGGACCCGCGAGGCTGGCGGTGGCTCCCTGGCCATCTCCGTCGAGGGTCCCAGCAAGGCCGATATCGAGTTCAAGGACCGCAAGGACGGCAGCTGCGATGTCTCGTACAAGGTTACCGAGCCAGGCGAGTACCGTGTGGGTCTGAAGTTCAACGACCGCCACATCCCCGACTCGCCATTCAAGGTCTACGTCTCGCCGGATGCTGGTGATGCCCACAAGCTGGAGGTGCAGCAGTTCCCCCAGGGCAACATCCAGGCGGATGCCCCCTACCAGTTCATGGTGCGCAAGAACGGCGCCAAGGGCGAGCTGGATGCCAAGATCGTGGCTCCCTCCGGCACGGATGACGATTGCTTCATCCAGGTGATCGACGGCGAGATGTACTCGGTGCGCTTCTATCCTCGCGAAAACGGTATCCATGCCATCCACGTCAAGTTCAACGGCGTCCACATTCCGGACTCGCCGTTCAGAATCAAGGTGGGCAAGGATGTGGCTGATCCGGCCGCTGTCCACGCCACCGGCAACGGACTCGACGAGGTGAAGACCGGACACAAGGCCGACTTCATCATCAACACCTGCAACGCTGGCGTGGGAACTCTGGCCGTTTCCATTGATGGACCCTCAAAGGTGGCCATGGACTGCACGGAAGTGGAGGAGGGCTACAAGGTGCGCTACACCCCACTGCTCCCGGGCGAGCACTACATCACGGTCAAGTACAACAACATGCATATCGTGGGCTCACCCTTCAAGGTGAACGCCACCGGCGACAAGCTGGCGGACGAGGGCGCCCAGGAGACGTCGACTGTAATTGTGGAGACGGTCCAGAAGGTGGCCAAGGGCGGCAAGAACACTGGCGTCCATCTGCCCACCTTCAAGTCGGATGCCAGCAAGGTGGTGTCCAAGGGAATGGGCCTGAAGAAGGCTTACATTGGCAAGCAGAACCAGTTCAGCATCTCGGCCACTGATGCGG GCAACAACATCTTGTACGTGGGCATGTACGGACCGAGGGGTCCCTGCGAGGAGTTCCACGTCAAGCACGCCGgccacaacaactacaatgTGCAGTACCTGGTGCGCGATCGTGGCCAGTACGTGCTGCTGATCAAGTGGGGCGAGGAGCACATACCCGGCTCCCCATTCCAGATTGATGTGTAG